ATGCAAACGTTAGTTAATTTACTATGCTTTTTTagatcaaatatatatgtaaatctgTTTTGGATATGTTGCGTTTTGATTGACTTTTGACAGTCTGGTAAGAAAAAGAACCTCAACTTTTATCTGTTGTCTCGATGATATCTACAATAATAAGGTTTGTGATCTTATAGGTAGCTGTTAGCTTGTTGGCATTTGGAAATATGTAACAGAATACTTAACTAAGTTCATAATATGACCAgagataataaaaaaacagcAATAAGCATGAGGCGAGAGATCGATACCAAAGAGAACATACACCAAAACTTTCCCACCAGTTTCTTGCTTTTCAAGAAAAGAACATTATGAACATGTATATTCGTTACCCAGAACGTTTACCACGTCGTGAAGCTTATATCAAGATAGTACAATATTCAACATATATTTTGTGAAATAATCTGCGTTATGTAGTTTTGTATGATTTCAAATtggtaattttaatattatccAGTAATCTTTATTTTAGTCGGATAATCTTCAAACCCTATACCCATATGTGGGCCCAACAAAGAAAAAGGGTAGCCTATGGAGTTGATTATAGTTTTCTTTAATCATAAGAGTTGACTATAGTTGTTATTACTTCTCATGCGGCAGCATTAGTCAAAAAGAAGAACATAAAAAGCCCTAAACTCCGCCGTCTAATTCTGCCACCTCGATCTCAGCCCTGCTACCTACACGGTACAGCAAATTATCTAGATTATCACCAAATAGTTATCTTTATTAATTAACTACGATAATTTTGTAGTTAATTACGGTAATTTTGTTATGCAAAAAACACTACAATAACGTTGTTACATTTTATGGTTTTAGTTTAGAATAGGTTTTTAGTTTTGGAGTTTTGTCGATCTTCATTGTTTTCGTGTTGGTGAAGCTTTCTATCAATACTGCACAAAATTCAAGCAGCTGATTCATCTCGCGTGTGTTTGGAGTTCGTCAGAAAAGCGTTTTAAGCAAGCTTAATTCATACACAACACAAAAAATATCTTCAATGAAACGGCAGAGGTCAGTTTCTTTGGATGTTTTAGATGTTCTTAAATTTAATCTCCATAACTCAAAACCAACtagtgtttttttgtttgttcaacttaattttttgtcttttgacAGCAAAAGAGTTGCTGGGAGCATGAGCAATCAAGACCTTGAGAATGCTGACAGGATCAGCGAGTTGCCTGAGGCTTTGATCCTGCGGATATTGTGTCTACTTCCTATGAAAGTTGCCATCGCCACAAGTCTCTTGTCTAAGCAATGGAGATATCTTTGGAAGTTGATGCCTAAACTCAAGTTTGACTATTTGGATCACAAATGTCAACTCGGGACGTTTTCAAGTAATGCTTGCCGGACTTTGCTTTCACACATGGCTCCGGTCCTACAGAGTTTGTATCTCAATGTTCATCTAGAAAGATGTAATGCAAAGGATACTGGAGTCTTGCTTGGAATTGCACTGGGTCTCCATGTGCACGAGCTGGTTCTCGAAGTTCGATCTAGGAAAGTGTACAAATTTCCTAGAAGCTTGTTTGAAGTTAATACACTAGGTACCTTGAGACTTAGGTATAATGTCCATATGGATGTCCCTTCTTTGGTTTGTTTCAAATCCCTTAGAAATCTACATCTTCACTATGTAGACTACATGGACAATAATTCAGTTACTAACCTTTTGGGTGGCTGTCCTAATCTCAAAACCTTGACGGTGCATAGATATTCAAAGAGCAGTGTAAAGACATTCACTATATCAGTGCCATCTTTAGAGAAGCTATCAATTTATAATAGCAATGGTGGACAACTAGATTGGGGCTATGTGATAAATGCTCCTTCTTTGAAGATCCTAAAGATTAAAGGGATTTGTGGTCTTGGGTTTTGTCTAATCGAGAATGTTATGCAGCTGGTGGAGGCAAGTATCATTGATGTCTCTAGTATATCCAAGGAGAACCTTCTAGGGTCTCTAACTTCAGTAAAACGTCTTTCATTGAGAATATCTCCCTTGAAGGTAGATTTTCTTGCAATTAATTAAGTTTCTTGTTgtcattaaattaattattactaATACTAATACTGCTTCATGCATAGGTTACGTTTCCTACCGGTAGCATCTTCGATCAGCTGGTGTACTTGGAGCTACATGCATATAAAGAAGCATGGTGGAATCTACTTATCCTTATGCTTGATAGGTCTCCTAAATTGAAAACCCTCAAGTTCATCAACGTAAATAATGTTTCATCtatatattaacaatttttCCAAAATCGGTTTTAGGTTTGTTGATATAATAATAACGCAACGTTGTCTTTCCTCCCACATTGGTCTCAGAAATGGCATTGTGAAAAAGATTATGTGGATCGTGGGGAATGGAAACAACCAGAGAATGTTCCTAAATGTTTTTGGTTTCTTCTAGAGACATTCATATGGAAAGGCTACAAATGGCAACGAGAAGATGAGAAACAAGTGGCGAAATACGTTCTAAAGAACGCAATTAGTTTGAAGAGAGCATTTTTTTCCTCAAAACGTATCAAGCTTAAAGAGAAAGTCGAGGTGGTCAAGGATTTGAAAAGTGTGGTCAGGGCTTCAAATTCATGCCAGCTTATATTCAGATGAAGAATACATATACGgtatttttgtaacttttacGGTACTTCCAGTTTAGCAGATTTCTATAGAGatatactagattttttttatcagagcTTTAGAAGCGCatgattttgtatataatattttaatttaatgaaacacaaatatttgattttaatttctGTTCATATTTGTAGATTGGTTTAATTCTctggtaaaaaaataaaatatgtaacaaTTTTAGCATCTAAAATAGTATAGtagtatatataatttactaaaCTTTCATtccttttgatttattttctgtGTTTCCTACTTTTATAgggaattaaaaatatatttataataattttattttttggtttagatGATACTACTATATAATTTTTCTTCTagatgataatttatatatataatagtatttggtttaaattattgaaatttcACCTGTTTGTTAATAGTaaattatacatatacataatatatataatattaatctttatttttatttttcaaattaaaattggatataatttaaatttataaatataatttaatgttttatgaaattatttaattatctgcaaaatataaactaaaaagatTTTACAAGATTTTGTACAACAATATATATAGAGCTAAACTTCAAAGATAtggaaatatattattaattaattattttgaattaattaaCTAAAACTGATTTTACAATATTAACTTTAGTGAATgtcttgaaatttttaaaaaattaatggcATAAATCGTAAATAATATGGTAGACAAAGGTTAATTTCATACTATATGTTCATGTTTTTGATAAGACATATATATGTTGAATGTTGATGAGTTGTAGGCGTGTAGTATTCGATGAGTAAAcatggagagaaaaaaaaacgggTATGGTCACAGTAATGGCAGCACAAATACAACCTTATAGCTTGTTGGCATTCTGAACAAAAGTCTGGGAAACAGATTTGATGAGTAAAGAAACTAGTTAAGAACGGTAAAAACAGAGAAGCAGTGAAAGCTTCTGACCACTAACTACTAGACCGAAGATCTCTGTATTGATTTGGTGAAGAAAATGTATTTCTTAGATGAAACTCCATAAAGGATGTCATATCTAATTAATACGAGCCGTTGTTGTCACATGTAATCTAATTGTAGTGTTGTTGTCACATGTAATCTAATTGTAGGTCTCTTGTGTTGGGTCTCTTAccgtaatataagatacggtctcttagtttttttttagtctcttcagtaagagatataagagcatgtttattgcaggTGATTGAGTTTCTTAACGTAATATAATATACAGTTTCTTaccttttaactaaaaaaactaagagacgtctcttatatctcttatttaagagacgtctcttagtttttttagttaaaagctaagagaccgtatcttatattacgctaagtGATCCAACCTAAGAGACTTACAATAAACATGCcctaagagacgtctcttagcttttttagttaaaaactaaaagactgtatcttatattacgctaagagACTCAACCTAAGACAACTGCAATAAATATGCTCCTATTAATTAGATATGACATCCATATTGCatattgttaataaaataatgcatattgttaaggaaaaaaaatgctTTCTCCCATATTTTCAGTCTAAACCTCAATTTGTTAAGTTGAAGAACGATGACCCCGTTAAATCAAACCGAGACAACGATATACCAGAACTCTTTAACACAAaaacgttatatatatatatatatatacatagacaCGTCTTGGTGTATACCACCATTTTGGTGTTTATTACTTTTTAATTAGAATGTATTATTGTTCTAGTTTATAGTTGTAATTAAATTTATGATTATAACAATGCTGCCCCTGGATTCGTCTTGGCGCGTCCACCTAACGCGCCCCCAATTTCTATCCCTAACCCTAACTTCCTTCGTTTTCTCCTTAGCCTCTGTCTTGCCTCTCCAGCGTCTCTAGGCGTTGCGAGAGGGCTCACGATGCTCCCGTCAAGTCCAACTTCCTCTCTGTCGTGGTCCGTTGGTGATGTGTCTCAATCTCTGGTGCCGTTGTACGCATTTTGTGGCTCTGTCTACAGTGCTGTTACGAGTCCGGGGGTTCGTGTCTAGGCTCTCTGGGACTGGGTTAACAACACGAATCTTCTTTCCACTGGTGAAGGTGACTCCTCTCCCAACATCAAAATAACCTCGACGGCGAGGTTCCTAAACGTCGCCTCTTGCCATCATCGATTCAAAGGTAAATTGAGTTT
This genomic stretch from Brassica napus cultivar Da-Ae chromosome C9, Da-Ae, whole genome shotgun sequence harbors:
- the LOC106413249 gene encoding putative F-box/FBD/LRR-repeat protein At4g13965; its protein translation is MKRQRSVSLDVLDVLKFNLHNSKPTSVFLFVQLNFLSFDSKRVAGSMSNQDLENADRISELPEALILRILCLLPMKVAIATSLLSKQWRYLWKLMPKLKFDYLDHKCQLGTFSSNACRTLLSHMAPVLQSLYLNVHLERCNAKDTGVLLGIALGLHVHELVLEVRSRKVYKFPRSLFEVNTLGTLRLRYNVHMDVPSLVCFKSLRNLHLHYVDYMDNNSVTNLLGGCPNLKTLTVHRYSKSSVKTFTISVPSLEKLSIYNSNGGQLDWGYVINAPSLKILKIKGICGLGFCLIENVMQLVEASIIDVSSISKENLLGSLTSVKRLSLRISPLKVTFPTGSIFDQLVYLELHAYKEAWWNLLILMLDRSPKLKTLKFINKWHCEKDYVDRGEWKQPENVPKCFWFLLETFIWKGYKWQREDEKQVAKYVLKNAISLKRAFFSSKRIKLKEKVEVVKDLKSVVRASNSCQLIFR